From a region of the Kiloniellales bacterium genome:
- a CDS encoding glyoxylate/hydroxypyruvate reductase A — MSAPTLLIKTDIDRGTAWQDAMARAAPEIETRAWSELGDPAEIDYALVWQPPSGFLKTLPNLKVIFSIGAGIDHLSSDPDLPKDVPVVRMVEPGLTQGMTEFVVMNVLFHHRYMLDYLAQQARREWRELVQIPTARRPVGILGLGTLGTAAAEALLPFGFPLHGWSRTPKSVPGVTCHHGPDGLSAMLAASDILVCLLPLTPETEGILSAETFAQLPRGAALISVGRGGHVVEKDLLAALDSGQVGAVTLDVMQQEPLPPESPFWGHPRVLVTPHIASMTIPESAAESVAAAIRRERAGEPLENVVDFERGY; from the coding sequence ATGAGCGCCCCGACCCTACTGATCAAGACCGACATCGACCGCGGCACCGCCTGGCAGGACGCGATGGCCCGCGCGGCCCCGGAGATCGAGACCCGCGCCTGGTCCGAGCTGGGCGATCCGGCGGAGATCGACTACGCCCTGGTGTGGCAGCCGCCGTCCGGTTTCCTGAAGACCCTGCCCAACCTCAAGGTCATCTTCTCGATCGGCGCCGGCATCGACCACCTCTCGTCGGACCCGGACCTGCCCAAGGACGTGCCCGTGGTGCGCATGGTCGAGCCCGGGCTGACCCAGGGCATGACCGAGTTCGTGGTCATGAACGTGCTGTTCCACCACCGCTACATGCTCGACTACTTGGCGCAGCAGGCGCGCCGGGAGTGGCGCGAGCTGGTGCAGATCCCGACCGCGCGCCGCCCGGTCGGCATCCTCGGCCTCGGCACCCTGGGCACGGCCGCGGCCGAGGCGCTGCTGCCCTTCGGGTTCCCGCTGCACGGCTGGAGCCGGACGCCCAAGTCCGTGCCTGGGGTGACCTGCCACCACGGCCCGGACGGCCTCTCGGCCATGCTGGCGGCGAGCGACATTCTGGTCTGCCTGCTGCCGCTCACGCCCGAGACCGAGGGCATCCTGAGCGCCGAGACCTTCGCCCAGCTGCCCCGGGGCGCGGCGCTGATCAGCGTCGGCCGCGGCGGCCACGTGGTCGAGAAGGACCTGCTGGCGGCCCTCGACAGCGGCCAGGTCGGCGCCGTCACCCTCGACGTGATGCAGCAAGAGCCCCTGCCGCCCGAGAGCCCCTTCTGGGGTCATCCGCGCGTCCTGGTGACGCCGCACATCGCCAGCATGACCATCCCCGAGAGCGCCGCGGAGTCCGTCGCCGCCGCGATCCGCCGCGAGCGCGCGGGCGAGCCGCTGGAGAACGTGGTGGATTTCGAGCGGGGTTATTGA
- a CDS encoding cation:dicarboxylase symporter family transporter yields the protein MPVKQLVGAAPVEKLKKLGSSSPVLVAFVLGIVAGFVFGDLVAFLSVIGDAFISLLQMTIIPYVVVSLIFSLGSLSYEQVRTMGVKIGILLLIIWGVGLVAMYAIVFSFPEREAGTLFSTSFLEPVEPVDFIELYIPTNPFFSLSQSYVPAIVLFCIATGLALIGVKEKTSLMEQANALSKAFVTITQYIVKLMPIGIFAMTAATAGTMNIDEFERLQVYFAAHIVMALLLTYFVLPAIIVCFTPFRFWDVARGAQDALITAFAAGNIFIVVPLLIERTKELYQAYDLGGEAAERYPDIIVPIVFTFPNLGKLTTIIFVLFAAWFAGSSVDPVTYVGVAINGLISLFGSVFLTVPMLLNDLELPADLFQLYVVSSLLSGRFTSLLAAMNIFIIAVGGTAMLAGIARINRRNVILMAVLTPLVFGASIAGTGLLLGRIVSAESEMGEMIAGMSASEEVPEAPAPPPPQADAEQKGPRSVQEIIESGLLLVGYSPNKLPFSYQNDARKLVGFDIELMRNLAADLGVRVHFEPYKLSETVEMLDKGQIDVAVSGVQMTAQRMTQVGFTVPILQLHYGLVVRDHNKELFSSDKAIRERGRLTIATTGDYDIVPKLEAQFPDLVFVQIEQDQDFFRSTGQFDALLTSAEAGTAWSLRHPQYTAVFRRGAVKSFPAAYAIALENRALGAYLNSWLHLQESTGKVQRLYDYWILGKDAAPKERRWSVLKDVFGIEFEW from the coding sequence ATGCCCGTCAAGCAGCTGGTAGGCGCGGCGCCGGTCGAGAAGCTCAAGAAGCTGGGCTCGTCCTCTCCGGTCCTGGTCGCCTTCGTGCTCGGTATCGTCGCCGGCTTCGTGTTCGGCGACCTTGTCGCCTTCCTCAGCGTCATCGGCGACGCCTTCATCAGCCTGTTGCAGATGACCATCATTCCCTACGTGGTGGTCTCGCTGATCTTCAGCCTGGGCAGCCTCAGCTACGAGCAGGTACGCACGATGGGGGTCAAGATCGGCATCCTGCTGCTGATCATCTGGGGCGTCGGCCTCGTCGCCATGTACGCCATCGTCTTCAGCTTCCCGGAGCGCGAAGCGGGGACGCTCTTCAGCACCAGCTTCCTGGAGCCCGTCGAGCCGGTCGACTTCATCGAGCTCTATATCCCGACCAACCCCTTCTTCTCGCTGTCCCAGAGCTACGTGCCGGCGATCGTGCTGTTCTGCATCGCGACCGGCCTGGCGCTGATCGGCGTGAAGGAGAAGACCTCGCTGATGGAGCAGGCCAATGCCCTCTCAAAGGCCTTCGTGACCATCACCCAGTACATCGTCAAGCTCATGCCGATCGGCATCTTCGCCATGACCGCGGCGACCGCCGGCACCATGAACATCGACGAGTTCGAGCGCCTGCAGGTCTACTTCGCCGCCCACATCGTCATGGCGTTGCTGCTCACCTACTTCGTCCTGCCGGCGATCATCGTGTGCTTCACCCCGTTCCGCTTCTGGGACGTCGCGCGCGGCGCCCAGGACGCGCTGATCACCGCGTTCGCCGCCGGCAACATCTTCATCGTCGTGCCCCTGCTGATCGAGCGCACCAAGGAGCTCTACCAGGCCTACGACCTGGGCGGCGAGGCCGCGGAGCGCTATCCCGATATCATCGTTCCGATCGTCTTCACCTTCCCGAACCTGGGCAAGCTCACGACCATCATCTTCGTGCTCTTCGCCGCATGGTTCGCCGGCTCGTCGGTCGACCCCGTGACCTACGTCGGCGTGGCGATCAACGGGCTGATCAGCCTGTTCGGCAGCGTCTTCCTGACCGTGCCCATGCTCCTGAACGACCTCGAGCTGCCGGCCGATCTTTTCCAACTCTACGTGGTTTCCAGCCTGCTCTCCGGCCGCTTCACCTCGCTGCTGGCGGCCATGAACATCTTCATCATCGCCGTCGGCGGCACCGCCATGCTGGCCGGAATCGCCCGCATCAACCGACGCAACGTTATCCTCATGGCGGTGCTCACGCCTCTGGTGTTCGGCGCGTCCATCGCGGGCACCGGTCTGCTGCTCGGCCGGATCGTCAGCGCCGAGTCGGAAATGGGCGAGATGATCGCCGGCATGAGCGCGTCCGAGGAGGTGCCCGAAGCACCCGCCCCGCCGCCGCCGCAGGCGGACGCCGAGCAGAAGGGGCCGCGCAGTGTCCAGGAGATCATCGAGAGCGGACTGCTGCTGGTCGGCTACAGCCCCAACAAGCTGCCGTTCTCCTATCAGAACGACGCGCGCAAGCTGGTCGGCTTCGATATCGAGTTGATGCGCAATCTCGCCGCGGACCTCGGCGTCCGTGTGCACTTCGAGCCCTACAAGCTGAGCGAGACCGTCGAGATGCTGGACAAGGGCCAGATCGACGTCGCGGTCTCCGGCGTGCAGATGACGGCCCAGCGCATGACCCAGGTCGGCTTCACGGTGCCGATCCTTCAGTTGCACTATGGACTCGTCGTACGCGACCACAACAAGGAGCTCTTTTCCAGCGACAAGGCGATCCGGGAACGGGGCCGCCTGACCATCGCCACGACCGGCGACTATGACATCGTGCCAAAGCTGGAGGCCCAGTTCCCGGACCTGGTTTTCGTCCAGATCGAACAGGACCAGGACTTCTTCCGCAGCACGGGCCAGTTCGACGCGCTCCTGACCAGCGCCGAGGCCGGCACGGCCTGGTCCCTACGCCATCCTCAGTACACCGCCGTGTTCCGGCGCGGCGCCGTCAAGTCCTTCCCGGCGGCCTACGCGATCGCCTTGGAGAACCGCGCACTGGGTGCCTATCTCAACAGCTGGCTGCACCTGCAGGAATCCACAGGCAAGGTCCAGCGGCTCTACGACTACTGGATCCTGGGCAAGGACGCCGCGCCCAAGGAGCGCCGTTGGTCGGTGCTCAAGGACGTCTTCGGGATCGAATTCGAGTGGTGA
- a CDS encoding cupin domain-containing protein, with amino-acid sequence MAQQSTRPWETEFKVDKVEGVVETPDLRVLKISLAGGDIIPWHWHAHVTDRFVCLEGVLVVETSSPRACYRLEAGGECLVPAKVPHKVSTDDATPCRFMVIQGVGAYDYHAV; translated from the coding sequence ATGGCGCAGCAAAGCACGCGGCCTTGGGAAACGGAGTTCAAAGTCGACAAGGTCGAGGGTGTCGTCGAGACCCCGGACCTTAGAGTGCTCAAGATCTCGCTCGCGGGGGGCGACATCATTCCCTGGCATTGGCATGCGCATGTGACCGACCGCTTCGTGTGCCTGGAGGGCGTCCTGGTCGTGGAGACCAGCAGCCCGCGCGCATGCTACCGGTTGGAAGCGGGTGGCGAGTGCCTGGTGCCGGCGAAGGTGCCGCACAAGGTCAGCACGGACGATGCAACGCCGTGCCGCTTCATGGTGATACAAGGCGTCGGCGCCTATGACTACCACGCCGTCTAG